From the genome of Aeromonas hydrophila subsp. hydrophila ATCC 7966:
CAACGGGTGGCCGCCGCCCGCGCGCTGATCGGCTCACCGCCGCTGGTGATCGCCGACGAGCCCACCTCGGCCCTCGATACCGACAATCGGGCCGCCTTCATCAAGCTGTTGTTCGAGGAGTGCAACAAGCAGGGTTCGACCCTGGTCTTCGTCAGCCACGACCCCTACCTCGAACCGCTCTTCCCGCGGGTGGAAAACCTGCAACAACTGAACAGGAGGGCCGCATGCTAAAACTCGCCCTGCAAAGCCTCTGGGCCCGTCGCCTCACCGCCGGGCTCACCCTGCTGGCCGTCGCCATCAGCGTCACCCTGCTGCTCGGGGTGGAGCGGGTGCGCAACCAGGCCCGCGAGAGCTTCGCCAATACGGTGTCGGGCACGGATCTCATCGTCGGTGCCCGCTCCGGCCAGGTGAACCTGCTGCTCTACTCGGTGTTTCGCATCGGCAATCCCACCAACAACGTGGGCTGGGATGCCTATCAGGCCATCAAGAACCAGCGCGGCATCGCCTGGACCATCCCGCTTTCCCTTGGCGACTCCCACAAGGGGTTTCGCGTGCTTGGCACCAATGGCGACTACTTCACCCACCTGAAGTACGGCCAGCAGCAGGCGCTGGAGCTGCGTGAAGGGCGAGCGTTCGACACGCCGTTCGAGGCGGTGCTCGGCGCCCAGGTGGCAGAGAAGCTCGGTTATCACCTGGGGCAGTCCATCGTCATCGCCCACGGGGCCGGCAACACCTCGTTCAGCCAGCACGACAACCTGCCATTCAAGGTGGTGGGGATCCTGGCACCGACCGGTACCCCCATCGATCGCACCATCCATGTGCCGCTGGCCGGCATCGAGGCGATCCATCTGGGCTGGGACACCGGCCGTCACAGCAAGAACGTGACTGCCGAGCAGGCGCTGGCCCAGGATCTCACTCCCAAGACCATCACCGCCTTTATGGTAGGGCTCAGCAACCGGATATTGGCGTTCCAGCTGCAGCGCAGCGTCAACACCTACCGGGGCGAGCCGCTGATGGCGATCCTGCCGGGGGCCGCCCTGCAGGAGCTGTGGAGCCTGATGAGCGTGGCGGAGACGGCGCTGTCGGTGATCGCCGGTTTCGTGGTGGTGGCGGGCCTCATCGGCATGCTGACCACCCTGCTGGCCGGTCTCAACGAGCGGCGCCGGGAGCTTGCCATCTTGCGATCCCTCGGCGCCGGCCCCGCTCACCTGTTCCTGCTGCTGGCGCTGGAGGCGATGGCCCTCACCACCGCCGGCATCGCGCTCGGGGTGGCGGTGCTCTACCTGGGGCAGGGGCTTGCCACCCCCTGGCTGCTCAGCCACTATGGCCTGCAATTGAGCCTGGGGCTGCCGAGCGCCCACGAATGGCTGCTGCTGGGGCTGGTCTGGCTGGCCGGCATGGTGATCGGCCTGTTGCCCGCGGCCCGCGCTTATCGCTACAGCCTGAGCGACGGCATGAGCATTCGCGTCTAGCCAGACGCCCATAAAAACGAGAAGGACAGATGATGAAGTGGAAAATTGTGGCGCTGCTGGCCGCCCTGCTGGCGCTGCCGGCCATGGCCGTGGAGTACAAGACCATCGACTGGGATGTGCTCATTCCCGCCGGTGAAAAACTGCTGCCGCCTCCCCAGGTGAGCCACGACGGCAACCTTGCTTCGGTGCCGCAGCCGGTGGGCGGGGTCAACCAGAAGCTGGACAACCAAGAGGTGCGCATCCCGGGCTTCGTGGTGCCGCTGGAGGGGGATGCCAAGAAGATCACCGCCTTCCTGCTGGTGCCCTACTTCGGCGCCTGCATCCATGTGCCGCCCCCGCCCACCAACCAGGTGGTCTACGTGAGCTACCCCAAGGGAGCGCCGGTGGACGATCTGTGGGACGCTATCTGGGTGAAAGGCAAGATGCGCACAGTCAGCTCCAGCCACGAGATGGCCACCGCCTCCTACTCCATGGAGGCGGTCGAGGTGAGCGTCTACGAAGAGCAGTAACCAGGCACACACGGCCTCCCTCGGGAGGCCGTTTTGTTATCCGCGACGACCAGATCCCGGCCAGCCCCTGCCTGAGGGATTGCCCGCCATCCCGGTTGGAGTAACATTCAAGGCTAGACCTTGCGATCACGGAGCCAGCATGGCTGACCTGCCCCCGCCCAAGAAAGAGAGTTCCATCCTGAGCAGCCAGGAGCAGACCCTGCGCCTGGCCCGCAGCCGCGGTATCGACGGCATGCTCACCCGCAACAGCGACAGCACCTTCGAACAGCGCGCCACCTTTCGCCAGCTGGCGGATCAGGCCGCCCGCCAGCGCAACCTGGAAGCCATCATGGTGATGGCCTCCCGCCACTGCGAGGAGACGGCCGCCGGCGGCGAGATGGACAGCGACTGGCTGACCCGCTTCCTGCAACTGGCGGAAGACATCAGCATGGTGCCGATGCAGCAGCTGTGGGGCCGCATCTTCGCCATCGAGATCGCCACCCCAGGCCGCTTCTCCATCCGCGCGCTCTCCACCTTGAAGGAGATGACCCAGCGCGAGGCCCAGCTGTTCCAGCGCATCTGCTCCCTCTCCTGCCACTACGTGGGCAGCGACGAGCAGCGCCTGCTGCTGGGGCTGCACAAGGGAGCCAGCCTGCTCAGCCGCGCCCGGGTGACCCGGCTCGGCCTTGGCAAGTACCGCATCCCCTACAACGCCCTGCTGCAGCTGTTCGAACTCGGCTTGCTGCACCGGGGCGAGCTGGAATCCGGCCCGCTGCCCGCCGACGGGGTGGAGCTGGAGTTCGGCGATCAGCGCTGGCGCCTGCAGCGCAAGCAGGCCAACATCACCCTGCTCTACTACCGGCTGACCCCGGTCGGCAACGAGCTCGCCCAGCTGCTGCAAGAGCCACCGCTGGAGGAGTACCTGCAGGATCTGAAAACCGTGCTGGTGCAAGGGCTGCAGATCGAGACCATGATGCGGACCCCGCCCGCCGGGCCTGAGCCTGCCCCGGCCGACCCTGCCCCCTGATCCCCTGGAGCCCGCCCCCGGGCTCCGTCGTTTCGCACACCGCCGCAGCATCTTGCGAAATAGTGGCCTGCCGTTGCCAAAACGGTTCTCGAAATGCGAATCCTTCTCCATTGTGCTGCCGATGATGGCCCTCCTGGCTGAGCCAAGCTGACTCGTTTCACCTTCATCACCCGCTATTCACAAAATAATCATCAATCTCTGCGTGCTGGCTCATGACTTGCATTTGCCATGCATCTTTCCAGCAACCTTGTTCCGGAGCCACCATGAGAATCAATCAACCCGTTACCCAGCGCGAACGCCTCTATCCGGAGCACCAGAGCCTGATCTCCACCACGGATCTGGAGAGCCGCATCACCTATGCCAACGACGAGTTTTGCCATATCGCCGGCTTCAATCTGGAGGAGCTGCAAGGGGAGCACCACAACCTGGTGCGCCACCCGGATATGCCCAAGCAGGCCTTCGCCGATCTCTGGCACCATATTCGGGCCGGCAAAAGCTGGATGGGGCCGGTGAAGAATCGCTGCAAGAATGGCGATCACTACTGGGTCAGCGCCTTCGTCACACCGATCAAGGATGCCCAAGGCAAGGTGGTGGAGTATCAATCGGTGCGTACCGCCCCCAGTGAGGAGATCAAGCAGCGGGCCGAGCGCATCTATGCCGGGCTGCGCGCTGACAAGGCCCCGCTGGCGCTCCGGCTGCCGACCTTCTCCCACACGCTGGCGATCGGGCTCTGCCTGCTGCTGAGCCTGACGACCATGGTTGCGCTGGGGTATCAGCAGGCTGCGCTCTGGCAGCTGGCCCTAGCGGCCATACCGCTGCTGCTGGCAGCCATGATCACCCATGCCTTGGCCCGTCGCCTCGGCAAGCTCGACAAGATGGCCCGCAGCCGTTTCGACAACCCGCTGATGCAGCTGCTCTACACCAACAAGGTGGACAACATCGCCGCCATCGAGCTCGCCATGCTGATGAATCAGGCCGAGTTCAACGCCGTGCTGGCGCGCACCCAGCAGACCTGCAGCCGGATCCTGCGCTCGGCCGAAGGCGATCTGCGCAATGCCGAGTCCATCACCAGCAACCTGCAGCAACAACAGGCCGAGACCAATCAGGTCGCCACCGCCATCACCCAGATGGCCGAGTCGATCCACGAGGTCTCCCACAGCTCCACCGCCGCCTCCGGCCTGCTCGATGAAACCGCCGAGCTGTTCCGGGAAGGCAACCGCAGCGTGCAGGAGACCATAGGGGCGGTCGAGGGGATGCACAGCGAGCTGACCACTTCAAAAACGGTGATCCACACTCTGGCGGCACAGTGCCGGGACATCGACGGCATTCTCGATGTCATCAACAGCATCGCCAACCAGACCAATCTGCTCGCCCTCAATGCAGCCATCGAGGCAGCCCGGGCCGGCGAGGCGGGCCGCGGCTTCTCGGTGGTGGCGGACGAGATCAGATCCTTGGCCATCAAGACCCAGTCCTCCACCGGCGAAATCCAGAAGATGATCACCCTGCTGCAGGCCAGTGCAGGCAATGCCGAACTGGCGATGGAGAAAGGGGGCGCGCTCTCCGCCAGTTGCCAGCAGAAGGCCTCCGCCACCGGCACCATACTGCAGCAGATCAACAGCATGTTGCAGCAGGTCGCCTCCGGCAGCAGCCAGATAGCCCAGGCCGTGCAGGAACAATCCCAGGTCACTGCCGATATCGATCGCAACGTGCTCAGCATCAAGACCCTGGCCGATGACTCAAGCCAAGGTAGTCAGCATGCCGTCCACGGCATCAACCAGCTGGTGCGACAGCTGAGTGACCTGGATCGGCTGGTACGCCAGTTCCAGCAGCAGCCCGTCCCCCATCAATTCGACAACCCCAGACCCAGCGGCCAAGTAGTGCTGGCCCGCTGACCTCAAGAGCGTGCGCTAACAACAAAAAAAGGCCCCTGTCGTCACCGGCAGCGGGCCCATTTATCTCTGGTGGGGCATGCAGAGCTGACCGAATGGAGACGCCCACGCCATCACGGCCCCAGCCTTGATGCCCTCCCCCTGGCTTCTGCACTACATCTCACTCAACAGCGTGATGGCCCCGCAGTTCATTCCCTGTCCAGATACGCAGCGAGCATTGAGCAAACAAGGGCGCTGAGCTCCCCACATCGCCCGACCACCACCCGATGGCAGCTCAATTTATTGATCCTGCCCGAGAAATCACCCACTCCCCCTTCCCTAACCGGCTCCGTTCGGTAACATGGCCATCAGACCCCCTCTTGTCGGAGCAGCCATGTACCAGACCAGAGCAACACCGCAGGGAACGCGCAGCAGACTGGAGGCTGAAATTCAGGGGCGGTAGCCTTGCCTGAATGTTGGGAAGATCACGACCAAAGGGGGAAAAGTTTGAAAAGAAAACCAATAATAAAGCTTTCTCATACTCAAGAAGTTATCAAGTTATTTGATTCAATAAGCCAAGATGCGAACTTACCTGATACATATTACGAGATGTCTCGTTATATAAGCTCACCTGAATATGATGAAATGAATCTGTATGAAATTTCTTTTGAACCTTATTTATCTATAGCTAAGCAATGTGGTATGAATTTTTTTGCCCTGTATCGGAGCAAACAACGAATATATCTTATTCATTGTAACGATGCCGGTCATCCCCCACCTCGATGGGAAGCGCATCCTATCAAATTATCTCAACTTAAGGATATTGAGTTGATGATGTTTTTAATGCGAGACCACGCCTATCAATTGACGCTTAGGAATAAGCAAGGTTTAGCCTATGAAATTTAAACCATTCAATATTCCTACATAGACAAACCGATAATATTGATAGCATATCATTGCCACACTTGTCTTAGTATCAATCATTAAAAAACCACAACCATCATATTCAACATGAAAGTTCTATTAATATTTTTTGGTTTTCTCTTTTTGACGAGTTCGGTGAACTCTGAGGAGATCATGACTCGCACTGCGAGCAGGGATGATGGTTCGTCTATATCCTATTATCTTGTCCAACATGCCCATGACACAGATACACTGCTGTTGATCCTGCAAGGCTCTGATTGCAACAGCGTGCTTAACATAGACTCGATACACTCTGACTATAAAAATGTTTGGCCAGAAGCTGATATTCTGCTGGTCGAAAAGTACGGCATTGACAGCAAATTAGAATACAGTACCGATCCGGCACGCAAGGATTGTCCTGCTCAGTATCTTGAAAAGGACAGCCCTGCGCAGCGAGTCGCGGATATTAAGGTGGTACTCGATACCGTTCGAAAAAATGGGCAATACAAGACATTTATCCTCTTGGGCGGCAGCGAAGGGGCCGTTATCGCCAACTTGGTGACCGCTGATGTTGACTATATCGATGCTACCATCGCCTTTAATGGCGGTGGCCGCTGGTTTATCGATGACGTCTCACACAGCATCGCTGCAGAGCATAAAAAAACCGCAGCGGCGAGAAAAGATATCGACGATTTTAAAGGGTTTGCCGAGCATGTTCTCAACAGCAAACCATTTGAGCTTGAGGTGAGCGGACATGGTTATCATTGGTGGCAGCAGATGCTCTCCCTCGATCAGCTTGATACCCTGCAAAACGTAAAATCTCCTTTGCTGATCGTTCAGGGAGGGAGAGACACGTCGGTATCACCGCAAAAAACAGATGAATTGTGGCAGCGCCTTAAAGACCTAGGGAAAAACAATATTGAATATCGGCGTTACGAAAAACTCGATCATGGATTGAAGGACAGTGACGGGAAAAACCTGCGTAAAGAGGTCGTTAGCGATATGAATATGTGGTTAAAGTCGAAGCTAGGTAACCCAACCAATAACCCAGCGTCAGCTGATTGAGGTAGGATGGAGCTGGCGGGTCAATCTCCGCTTTAGACTAACGACAAGCAGTTAATTAATTTACCTCTCGTCGGAGTTATCCATGAGCCAGACCGGAGCCATATCGCAGGGAAAGCGCAGCAAGCTCGAGGCTGGAATTCAGGGGCGGTAGCGTTGCCTGATGAAACCGGCACACGAGTGGCTACACGCTAGGTATTACTCAAAATGGTGATAGTCCTTATTTTATTATCTATGTTTTTCTCTGCGGAAAGGTATAGCGAAAAGAATAATCCAAGCGAGTAAGTCACTATATCAGAGATAGTCGAATAAGATTATAATTTAAATTAATACTTCTATTTATTGAACAGAGTTTCATGGAAGGCTAGATTGTCAAATCCGTACCGCTTTCCATCTAATTACCAGTATATTCACATACAAACCAAGAGTTATATATGATACGAGATACTTTAGACATCGGTGAAGTAAGAGCTAATAACCTAAAAAGTATAAATATACTACTAGGGAGAAATGGTGCCGGTAAAAGTAGGTTTCTTCGAGCAATAGACCAATACTTTATGGGAAACAGTGAGTTTAACGTGAGGTATATAAGCCCAGAGCGCGCAGGTGTTTTCAAGCGAGATGGAAACATTATGACCAACATGGAAAGTGATCCAAACTGGATTGGCTATGCGCGAAGAATGAATCAAGCTGCTAACTTTAAGGCAGCTTCTGCAAACCTACTTCGGGAGGTTGAAACAGCATATTTAAGAAAACTGCAGGACAACCCTGAAATAAGGCTTGATCAAACTAAGAACTTTCGCACAGAGCGATTAGACTCTATTAACAGATTACTTTCAAATCTGGAAATTTGCCAGGAGGGCTCGAACTTTGTATTTAGAAATATTAATGGTGAAGAAGTTCAGCCAGATCAAATCAGTAGCGGAGAGTCTGAATCGGTTTCTCTCGCAGTCGAAATGATGTATTTCTTTGATAATCTTAAAGAAGAGAAGTTCAATCTACTATTATTGGATGAGCCTGATGTTCACTTGCACCCAGATCTCCAAGCCAGGCTAGCAACGTTTTTAATAAATTTAGTAGAAGGGCTAAATGAAGTAAGAAGAAAAAAGGTGGCAGTTATTCTCGCAACTCATAGCACTCCCCTAATATGTTCTCTTTCTCAGTCAGAACACACATCAATTGGCACTAAAGAATTCAATTCAAATAATGTTTCATTTGTTGAAATAAGTAATCAACTAAAGAAAATCGCACCATTTTTCGGACATCCTCTGTCATTAAGTCTAAGTCAAGAC
Proteins encoded in this window:
- a CDS encoding ABC transporter permease — encoded protein: MLKLALQSLWARRLTAGLTLLAVAISVTLLLGVERVRNQARESFANTVSGTDLIVGARSGQVNLLLYSVFRIGNPTNNVGWDAYQAIKNQRGIAWTIPLSLGDSHKGFRVLGTNGDYFTHLKYGQQQALELREGRAFDTPFEAVLGAQVAEKLGYHLGQSIVIAHGAGNTSFSQHDNLPFKVVGILAPTGTPIDRTIHVPLAGIEAIHLGWDTGRHSKNVTAEQALAQDLTPKTITAFMVGLSNRILAFQLQRSVNTYRGEPLMAILPGAALQELWSLMSVAETALSVIAGFVVVAGLIGMLTTLLAGLNERRRELAILRSLGAGPAHLFLLLALEAMALTTAGIALGVAVLYLGQGLATPWLLSHYGLQLSLGLPSAHEWLLLGLVWLAGMVIGLLPAARAYRYSLSDGMSIRV
- a CDS encoding DUF3299 domain-containing protein produces the protein MMKWKIVALLAALLALPAMAVEYKTIDWDVLIPAGEKLLPPPQVSHDGNLASVPQPVGGVNQKLDNQEVRIPGFVVPLEGDAKKITAFLLVPYFGACIHVPPPPTNQVVYVSYPKGAPVDDLWDAIWVKGKMRTVSSSHEMATASYSMEAVEVSVYEEQ
- a CDS encoding TIGR03899 family protein, with amino-acid sequence MADLPPPKKESSILSSQEQTLRLARSRGIDGMLTRNSDSTFEQRATFRQLADQAARQRNLEAIMVMASRHCEETAAGGEMDSDWLTRFLQLAEDISMVPMQQLWGRIFAIEIATPGRFSIRALSTLKEMTQREAQLFQRICSLSCHYVGSDEQRLLLGLHKGASLLSRARVTRLGLGKYRIPYNALLQLFELGLLHRGELESGPLPADGVELEFGDQRWRLQRKQANITLLYYRLTPVGNELAQLLQEPPLEEYLQDLKTVLVQGLQIETMMRTPPAGPEPAPADPAP
- a CDS encoding methyl-accepting chemotaxis protein, with translation MRINQPVTQRERLYPEHQSLISTTDLESRITYANDEFCHIAGFNLEELQGEHHNLVRHPDMPKQAFADLWHHIRAGKSWMGPVKNRCKNGDHYWVSAFVTPIKDAQGKVVEYQSVRTAPSEEIKQRAERIYAGLRADKAPLALRLPTFSHTLAIGLCLLLSLTTMVALGYQQAALWQLALAAIPLLLAAMITHALARRLGKLDKMARSRFDNPLMQLLYTNKVDNIAAIELAMLMNQAEFNAVLARTQQTCSRILRSAEGDLRNAESITSNLQQQQAETNQVATAITQMAESIHEVSHSSTAASGLLDETAELFREGNRSVQETIGAVEGMHSELTTSKTVIHTLAAQCRDIDGILDVINSIANQTNLLALNAAIEAARAGEAGRGFSVVADEIRSLAIKTQSSTGEIQKMITLLQASAGNAELAMEKGGALSASCQQKASATGTILQQINSMLQQVASGSSQIAQAVQEQSQVTADIDRNVLSIKTLADDSSQGSQHAVHGINQLVRQLSDLDRLVRQFQQQPVPHQFDNPRPSGQVVLAR
- a CDS encoding alpha/beta hydrolase family protein, whose translation is MKVLLIFFGFLFLTSSVNSEEIMTRTASRDDGSSISYYLVQHAHDTDTLLLILQGSDCNSVLNIDSIHSDYKNVWPEADILLVEKYGIDSKLEYSTDPARKDCPAQYLEKDSPAQRVADIKVVLDTVRKNGQYKTFILLGGSEGAVIANLVTADVDYIDATIAFNGGGRWFIDDVSHSIAAEHKKTAAARKDIDDFKGFAEHVLNSKPFELEVSGHGYHWWQQMLSLDQLDTLQNVKSPLLIVQGGRDTSVSPQKTDELWQRLKDLGKNNIEYRRYEKLDHGLKDSDGKNLRKEVVSDMNMWLKSKLGNPTNNPASAD
- a CDS encoding AAA family ATPase yields the protein MIRDTLDIGEVRANNLKSINILLGRNGAGKSRFLRAIDQYFMGNSEFNVRYISPERAGVFKRDGNIMTNMESDPNWIGYARRMNQAANFKAASANLLREVETAYLRKLQDNPEIRLDQTKNFRTERLDSINRLLSNLEICQEGSNFVFRNINGEEVQPDQISSGESESVSLAVEMMYFFDNLKEEKFNLLLLDEPDVHLHPDLQARLATFLINLVEGLNEVRRKKVAVILATHSTPLICSLSQSEHTSIGTKEFNSNNVSFVEISNQLKKIAPFFGHPLSLSLSQDVMLILEGEDDERVWQQASRSSQGRLKIFPVIASSVNQQTELEKFTADLIDSLYDEPKAFSLRDGDGVSGPLTNIKSVIRYRLQCYAIENLLLSDQCLSVLGKTWEEFKYTATSWLKENEKHKDSEKIQELIDSPTRLVNTKIKTIRQLICAICGSGKPWEVVVGQSIGSLDISNLPDGDFDLPKLIGRDATLALLGE